In one window of Thermoproteales archaeon DNA:
- a CDS encoding zinc ribbon domain-containing protein codes for MLKALNYVEDIQGVELDHELALREEFLKYMTLLGIKRADDFWSVYVKFRRNPEHTLEEFKKAVAKRKEWEMPTKYQIVASLEEIKFCPRCGAELELGSPTCLKYGFKLVIKREVE; via the coding sequence TTGCTAAAAGCCCTGAACTATGTCGAGGATATTCAGGGAGTAGAGCTTGATCATGAACTGGCTTTGAGAGAGGAATTTTTGAAGTATATGACGTTGCTTGGCATAAAAAGGGCTGACGATTTCTGGAGTGTATATGTAAAGTTTAGGAGAAACCCTGAGCATACTCTTGAAGAGTTTAAAAAAGCCGTAGCCAAGAGGAAGGAATGGGAGATGCCTACAAAATACCAGATAGTAGCCTCGCTGGAGGAGATAAAATTCTGTCCAAGATGTGGGGCAGAGCTTGAACTCGGCAGCCCGACATGTCTCAAGTACGGCTTCAAGCTTGTTATAAAGAGGGAGGTGGAATAA